In one Pseudomonas marginalis genomic region, the following are encoded:
- a CDS encoding reverse transcriptase family protein: MDAPFYPHSPIHSISALARALGEPVERLIALAHRSSRLYRYVPQTKKDGITPRHTYDAHEPLKTIQRKIVDRILSKVAFPGYLHGGIRDPKLPRSIYSNARVHTGAKTVILQDIADFFPSITNEHIHRLFVGLFRFSADVATLLADLVTREGQVPQGASTSSYLANLVFWDIEPALVTRFKAQGLAYSRFADDITVSCKTRIDQATTTQVIASVTWMLGQKGCLQKRSKLHVRKRGQALITGDKADAVTVTGLVVSGPITGLPKKHRLAIRAAVKQLEDRVEGNSGHLSTDDEKEMRRVMGRIGRLIACGHPEGQRLKARVRVLLTRAPLLERYAGAEFQVQMVAETTANLSVAASSLQINLPVDLPWKAG; encoded by the coding sequence TGCTCTCGGAGAGCCTGTCGAGAGGCTAATCGCACTTGCTCATCGTAGCTCTCGCCTTTATCGATATGTCCCGCAAACAAAAAAAGACGGCATAACACCCAGACATACCTATGATGCTCATGAGCCTCTGAAGACGATCCAGCGCAAGATCGTGGATCGGATCCTCAGCAAGGTTGCGTTCCCTGGATACCTGCACGGCGGTATCAGAGATCCCAAGCTACCCCGCAGCATTTACTCGAACGCTCGGGTTCATACCGGCGCCAAGACAGTCATCCTTCAGGACATCGCTGATTTCTTCCCGTCAATTACAAACGAGCACATTCATCGCTTGTTCGTGGGTCTCTTCCGTTTCTCCGCAGATGTAGCCACTCTGCTTGCGGATCTAGTTACTCGTGAGGGCCAGGTTCCACAAGGGGCGAGTACAAGTAGCTACTTGGCCAACCTAGTGTTTTGGGATATCGAGCCGGCGCTCGTCACTCGCTTTAAAGCTCAGGGACTGGCGTATTCGCGCTTCGCAGATGACATCACTGTTTCTTGCAAAACTCGTATTGATCAAGCTACTACCACCCAAGTTATTGCCTCTGTCACATGGATGCTCGGTCAGAAAGGCTGCCTGCAGAAGCGAAGCAAGCTGCATGTTCGTAAGCGCGGGCAAGCATTGATTACTGGCGATAAAGCTGACGCCGTCACCGTGACCGGATTAGTGGTGAGCGGGCCAATAACGGGGCTTCCCAAAAAACACCGATTGGCTATCCGCGCCGCCGTGAAACAGCTGGAGGATCGCGTCGAGGGTAATTCAGGTCATCTGTCCACTGATGATGAAAAGGAGATGCGTCGAGTAATGGGACGCATAGGCAGGTTGATCGCTTGTGGGCATCCAGAGGGGCAGCGCTTGAAGGCTCGCGTTCGAGTATTACTGACGCGTGCGCCACTTTTGGAGCGATATGCAGGTGCCGAGTTTCAGGTTCAGATGGTTGCGGAGACCACCGCAAATCTGAGCGTAGCGGCTAGCAGCTTGCAAATTAACCTGCCGGTGGATCTGCCTTGGAAAGCTGGCTAA
- a CDS encoding DUF808 domain-containing protein — MAGSSLFALLDDIATLLDDISLMSKVAAKKSASVLSDDLAVNAEQVTGMKADRELPVVWAVFKGSLRNKAILVPCALVLNALLPAAVHWLLMIGGAYLCYEGFEAIKDKLTAGRDDDTGQPKKAKPKAPEELAAYEKRKIAGAVRTDFILSAEIIVITLNIVTDAPMLQQILTLALIAVVMTVGVYGLVAGIVRLDDAGLILQKSKAAGTWGSVVRTVGGWLLSAAPKLMKALSWIGTVAMFLVGGAFITEGIGPMQHFAERLVEGAGAWETFATLGIHCLVGALVGMVAVLVVKSITSITGSKA; from the coding sequence ATGGCCGGCAGTAGCTTGTTCGCGTTATTGGATGACATCGCCACGCTGCTAGACGACATCTCGCTCATGAGTAAAGTCGCTGCAAAGAAATCGGCTAGCGTCCTGAGCGACGACCTTGCTGTGAATGCTGAGCAGGTTACCGGCATGAAAGCAGATCGAGAGCTACCGGTGGTTTGGGCTGTTTTCAAGGGGTCGTTGAGAAATAAAGCAATCCTGGTGCCTTGTGCATTGGTGCTGAACGCACTGCTGCCTGCTGCGGTTCACTGGCTGCTCATGATTGGTGGGGCATATCTCTGTTATGAGGGCTTTGAGGCTATCAAGGACAAGCTCACGGCTGGTCGAGACGATGACACAGGGCAGCCAAAGAAAGCGAAGCCTAAGGCGCCTGAAGAGCTTGCAGCTTATGAAAAGCGGAAGATTGCAGGGGCTGTTCGAACGGACTTCATTCTGAGCGCCGAGATCATCGTCATCACTCTAAATATCGTTACTGATGCCCCGATGCTCCAACAGATTTTGACGTTAGCGCTGATCGCGGTGGTCATGACAGTGGGCGTTTACGGATTGGTTGCGGGGATCGTCCGCTTGGATGATGCCGGCCTTATTCTCCAGAAGTCTAAAGCTGCCGGTACATGGGGTTCTGTGGTGCGAACTGTCGGGGGATGGCTGCTGTCGGCTGCTCCGAAGCTTATGAAAGCATTATCCTGGATCGGAACTGTGGCAATGTTCCTGGTCGGGGGGGCGTTCATTACAGAAGGCATCGGGCCGATGCAGCACTTTGCTGAGAGACTGGTCGAAGGGGCAGGGGCGTGGGAAACCTTCGCAACTTTAGGCATTCACTGCCTGGTAGGCGCGCTCGTAGGTATGGTTGCCGTACTTGTGGTCAAAAGCATCACATCCATCACTGGAAGTAAGGCTTAA